Genomic window (Oryza sativa Japonica Group chromosome 3, ASM3414082v1):
CTCctctccatctctccctctctctctctctcgatcggcCACATCCACCCACAGATTCGAACTTCtccctgccccccccccccccacccccaacaATGTCGGATTCGACATAGCGGTGAGCCATTCTGTTCATCTCTCTCGCTCCTTCTCTCCGATTCGTCGTTAACTGTGTGTGTGTTCTTTTTTGCGCAGGAGGAGGATTCGTTTCTTCGCGGTCCCCGTGTTGAATAGGAAGGAATTCAGAGGGATTAGTCCTCATCGCCGAGGTTTTTCAGAAGACGACCACCACGGTTGATTTACCGGACCTCTCAAGGCAACAGCGGATGATGTTCGGGCGGCGACGTTTATGGAGCGCGCGCGTCAAGGACTAGTACAGCCAGTTCAAGGAGAACTCCGCCGAGAAAGCACTGGATCTGCATCGAGGACAAgttccgcgccgccggcgactacGTCTCACAGAAGAGCAGCTCGGTAAGCCCAGTTTACACCCGAGCAcgccccctctcctccctcctgcACAACTTTGCTGCTGGGTTTCCGACCTGTGATGAATCGCGTTTCGCTTCTGAGTTTCCCTGTGTTTTGGCCTAATAGTTCATCCTCTTGGATTCATGTCTGGATTTTGGCCGCGCGTGTAGTAAGTACAGTTCATCCTCTTGGTGTTTTGGCCGTGATTCCTCTTGGCGGTTCGGTTTGCTTTTGAGTTTCTCAGTGTAATTGGCCGCTGTGTGTAGTACTAGTTCATCCTCTCGGGGGTTTTGTTCTGTGCTGTTCTATTCGTAGCGCGTGGTTGGAGTGTTGAATCGGAAGGAATGTAGTGTGATCGATCGCTTCTGCAACCGTTTGTTTTTCTGAGAACGGATGATTAGCATGCAGGTTCTAGTGCCAAAGCGGTTGTTATTTTGACAAGCATTTGATCTTTTTTTCGAGTTCCTATTTTGCATAAAGCCTTGTCGGTGTTTAGGGGGAAAAGTCTGCGCGAATAGGTTAGTGTTTCGCTATTTGAATCATTCGCGAGTTTAGTGTTGTATTTATTTGAAACGGAGAagcatttagttttttttttaaaaaaaattcgccTTAGATCGTGATGTTCTTTTAGATTGAATCGGTGTCTACGCATGCGAACATAAGGATTAGGATCTCTCTTTTGCTACAAATTTGGTGGAGTTTTCTTCGCTACGTGCACCCTGTTCTGCTTGCAATTAGTACCGCCAAGTCTCTGTTTCTGTAGAAACTCTACTAGTGCTTGAGGTTTAACAAGCGTGTGATGTTTTACCAACAACGCAGCAATGTGAGTTCGATTAGTGCCTTCGTTGTGTTTATGGGAAGGCCTGCGTGAATGGGTTCCTGTGTTCGCGATTTGAATCGTCGTTTGTGGTGGGGTTCAGTGCTGTTCTATTTGAGTAGTAGAGGAGCAGAGGCATTCGGTTTTTTCCCTGTGGATTTGTGatgcttttgttgttgttgttgttgtcgaGTCATTTGGTGGTGGCTATTAACCTGTGCGTACATCTAGATCTGTTTGTTGCTAGCAGTCACGTTGAATTAGTGGCAAATTATAGATTAGCTTGTGAGGAGATCTCCTGAGTATTTGACATAGACAATTAGTTAACTGCAGTAGTGTATACAAGCATTTGCAATTCAAGTTAGCAACACACTCTAATTGCAATCTGGTTCGCCAGTTGCAACGGATGGCAGTACTCCTGTTCTCTGTTCTTGCTATACTTAGTGTTCTCTGTTCTTTCAGATTGAAGTTAATTCAATCTTCTCTTTATGGTGTAATTTGATAGCTAATTATAACATGCTGTTTCCTCTGATGGATCTTGAGGGATAATCTGCAGGTTTCCTGTGATGTGTTTCAGGTGTTTGGCAAAAAGAAGGTCGAGCCCATGGTCAAGGATGCAGCAGCTCCAGGGAAGGGCGGGAGGTGACTCCGGTGGCAGTCGAATCTCAGTGAAGGGGGCTCGCATCTGATCATAACCAACTTGAGACAAGTGTAAATCCTCTTAGGTATTCGATGGTGGAATTTTTGGAGCTGTGAGATCTTATCGATCAGTGAGTAGTTCTTTGCTGCGTCATCTTGTTTGTAATTCTAGGCCGTCGTAGTTTGGACACGGTTGGCTGAGTAGTAGCTACTGATGTTTCTACCTGAAAAATAAATGTGAACCTTTAAATCTGTTTGGTAGTAGCATCTATGATTTGATAACTGAAGTGCAGTCAGTTAATTTTGTGCCGCTGCTACTCTGCATTTCTGCTATATACTTACTACTATATGCGTTCTTGTGTTTGCACCTATTCTAACAATGTTGATGTCTTCTTCAGACTCATACTAATCAACTTCCCTTTGACTTTTCTTTTTCAGGCTTAAGATGGAATCTAGCAATGCACAACCTCAAGATTCTGCCTATTCAGTTCCCAAAAACCCATCCATGACTTGTTGCCGGAAGAGGACTGATGGCGCTACTTTCCTCGAAGATCTGAAAGACCATATCGAGGAGTTCATCCATGCCTCCATGGATGAGCACAAGACATGCTTCAAACACCATCCAAAAGGTCAGATGTGCAAACACTCAGATACTGCACTTCTTTGCTCTTTCTGCATTTTGGACATTTTGATGATGAAGCATTTCTTGTGCTTCATGTTTCGCATCTCAGATGTTTGGGATGTCAAAGGTTGTCGCGGAGCGTTCGGCGGATGCCAAGGAAGCTGAAGTTAAAAGTGCTTTGCCTCTTCAGACCAGTGTCTCGCAGCCTGTTGCATTCTGTTGTCTGTcgggtttcaaaaaaaattctgtTGTCTGTGGCTATTTGGAGCTTAACAATCAGTCCATCAGTAATACTGTAATAACAGAGATCCTTGTGCCGGCAGTCTGCTGCTTTCTGTTCCGTGTTAGTATTTGATGCGTCGTTGGTGTCGTATTTGATCGGCACCAATGCGGTTGATCTTTGCCAATAGACGTGATCTCTACCAACATACAAAATACTCGCAGTTGATCTAAACTGATTTGGTGATGCCCCGAGGATACCCGCAGTACTCGAAAAATACGTTGACGCATGTATGAAAAATCCAAAAAGTACGTCGTCGAGAAACCGATCCGAAGAAGATATTAATGAATAAAAAAACAGGTTTCgcttttgaaagaaatagagaTATATATAATGTTTTGTGGTGCCAAACctgttttttttgggacgatATTTTTTTCCTCTAGAATCAGACTTCTTTTTAACGCTGCAAAATAGTTTTTTTCGTGAACTTTTTTTGATGGTGGTTTTTTTCCCGAGAATCACTCTTTTTTACATTTCGTGAAACGATTTTTTACgtgttttttttaagtttattcgtAGAATCGGATGGGCTTCTTCTTGCGTTGCGTGCAATCGGACTGGTTTTTTTTCCCGCATTgcgtagttttttttatcttgcgTGGTATATACCGGTTTTTTAGACTGTTTAGTTTTTTCTAACggttttttcgccctttttgaCAGGCTTATTTTCAGGAcggcactttttttttctcaaggaGGAATTCTCTTCCAAATACCACTCCTACAAGTTATTGAAAAGTAGGAATTTATCCCTCAATTTTCCAGCCTCATAAAGAAAAATCTCATGTCTCCAATCAAACAGAATAGGTAATACCCCCATCCTCTAAACTTTCGGTCCTCTAAAAGCTCCCCCAACCAAACGGATTAGAAGGGTTCCGAGTGAGAAATATATCTGGCTGTCTCATCGTTGTATAAGGGAAGCGACTCTCGCTCCGTTCGATGAGAGGGGGTTAAAATCAGACGATGCGTGCAAAAacactttaaactattttttctcttaaattatttatccaaatcatgatccgattggaccattaaattcattgtaattaaatcttcaaaataagaccatacatggatatattccgatgaaatttttttagcttattattaaattatttttaaatgttgcacgatgttctatcaggtatatcggaattgttccactaagtagatcgaaaatatttcaatcgtttaaatcggacgttgtttcaccttatataaaaaaacaacgtttcagcaaatagcgaaagaatgtttcagttcactgcaacatttgatccacactaggtgaaatatttttggtggaacaaaaaattaaAACGTATTCCCTTAATAGatggtttctaaaatatgtggatGATTTGTTGGGAAAAAATGTTTCGTTTAGTGCAATATTAGATAAACAttgtaagtacactaggtgaaacatttttggtgtaacaaaaaatgaaacgaattccttaatagagggtttctaaaatatgtggttgatttgttgcaaaagaatgttttcaattcactgtaacattagatctatgcatagtgaaacattgtgagtatactagataaaacttttttttgagACACATGACAGGTGGGAGCATGACACATGGTGGGCTAGGGGGCACGTGGCGTccggggggagcgcccgataATGACGCCTCACGTTGGTTGCCCGGGAGTGAGTATTCTCGCTGTATAAGTCAAGATTTTAGTGGTAATATTTTACGGTACAAATACAATGACGGAATGACCAGATTTCTCTTtttcgaaaaagaaaaacaatgacCAGATTTCTCAGGACCTTACAGCACCCACCATCCATGTCTTGATCAAACTGAACTGACCTCAATTCAAATTAACCACACCATCCAATTCCTGTTGCAACTCAATGTTCTCTAGAAAAGCAGGAAGCTAGAAACACAGTCCCACGGAACGCTTATTTTAAGACTTCCCACTGTAAAACCTCAATGTTCTCAACTATTTAAAACTCCTAACTACGATTTTAACATCAAGAAagtcttaaaatttaaaattttgacaacggCCTTAATAAGTAAAAACACAAATGATAGAGCTGTCAACCATCAAGAGTAGTGCTGCAGAGATCATGACCAACACATTTTTATGGTTGGTTTAACATTCACAACGGGATACTACCAAACAGAACCATCTGCCATTCCTGTTGGTGCTAGCTTATCTAACATTCATGCTTTGCTTCTCCCTTACAAAATCCCCAAAGCAGCAAGATATAAAATGTGTCTTGGCTTGACACGGAAAACCAACCAACACGAACGATACTACTGATACCCCCCGTCACTAAGCAAAAGCAACGCACAAATCTCTCGCCCCCCTCCAGACGCCACCAGAAACGGAACGAAACGGCGCTAGAACCGTCATCTCCCGCCTGGGCCCCACATACCAGCCACGGCGCCGCCACGTCGGATCCCCAACCGCTGAACCGTCCGGAACCTTCACTTCCTCTCtcgcgccctcctctccaccgctcGTCCGCCTTAAAAActcccccccgccgccgccgcctctccagcCATCGCCACCGCGCAAGCGCAGAGAGCAGAGAGGAGGATCAGATCGGAGAAGCCAAGAAACCTCACCGGCGCGAGGAAGAGGAGCGAGAGAGGATGTatttccggccgccgccgaaggGGCCCGAGTGGGCGGGGGGAGATGCGGAGGCGGGGATGGCGAGGCCGCTGTACCCGATGATGCTGGAGAGCCCGCAGCTGCGGTGGGCGTTCGTCCGGAAGGTGTACGCCATCCTCTCCATCCAGATGCTGCtcaccatcgccgtcgcctccgtcgtcgtcttcgtccgcCCCGTCGCCCTCTTCTTCGTCTCCACCCCCGCCGGCTTCGCCCTCTACatcttcctcatcatcctccccttcatcGGTAAGctctccaatccaatccaatccaatcaatCCCCAATTCCATTCTCATCAATTTCATCCCCCATTTCATCGATTCCGATTGTATGATGATGCAGTGCTTTGCCcgctctactactactaccagcGCCACCCGGTGAACCTCCTCCTGCTGGCCCTCTTCACGGCGGCGATCAGCTTCGCCGTGGGCCTCACCTGCGCGTTCACCAAGGGCGAGGTGATCCTCGAGTCGGCGATCCTGACGGCCGCGGTGGTGGTGAGCCTGACGGCGTACACGTtctgggcggcgcggcgcggccacgACTTCAGCTTCCTCGGCCCGTTCCTCTTCGCCGCCGTCATGATCCTCATGGTGTTCGCGCTCATCCAGGTCTTCTTCCCGCTCGGGAGGGTCTCGCTGATGATCTACGGTGGCCTCGCCGCGCTCGTGTTCTGCGGCTACATCGTGTACGACACGGATAACCTCATCAAGAGGTACTCCTACGACGAGTATGTCtgggccgccgtcgcgctctaCCTCGACGTCATcaacctcttcctctccctcctcacccTCTTCAGGGCATCCGATTCGTAGATTGCTTGTGTATCTAAAGCTTCTTGGATGAGAGATTTCTGTTGTTGTGCTTTGCTTGTGCCCGCTTGACTAATTAACCTGTAAAATAAGTAATCGCTGATATGATTTTTGTTTGTGTTGTAATTTGCCTTCGATGAAATGATAGATTTGCTCTGCGCCTGCTGCTCTGCTGGGATGTTAACTCTGCTTCGTTTGACTGCACGCTTGGCACGTGTTGCGGCTGTGAAGGCTGTTCTGTTCTGTTGTGTCGTGGCACACGGTGAAGCCACGTCTCGTTTTTCTCGGGGTAAAAGCGGGTAGGGAGTGGGTTCAATCTTTAGTATTCGGCGTTGGCATCGGAGGATGCCGATTTACCGAAATTTTCGAATAAAATTTGGTCAAATCTAAACACAATATTACCGAATTcacagaaaataaaaaaaagaataaaaattttGAACGAAATGATATCATATGATTCATATCGGGGGTGCGATAGTACCgaaatttagaaaattttgttCGATATTTTGAACTCTACGAGGGACGTCACCTAAGAACATATTTGTCTCGTTTTTATCGGGATAAAAACCACGAACATAAGTTAAAAATGAACCACGTGGAGTTCGTGTTTGTGAGTTAGCGGGGACGTTTTTGGGGTGGGCCGGCCCGTCCTCCGTTGGGTCGCGGAGGCCCAATAACCGAGCTGGGTCAAAAAGTGGACCCCACTTGTCAGTGGGAATTGCGAGTCGCATCTACATTCTACAGCGTCTTCCATTTACTGACGAAAACCTGCAGCAGAGATGAGCCGTTTCGTTTCCTTTCGTAACGCATCGTTGGCTGGCTGTCAGGCCGAGGCCAGGAATGGGTCTCCTTCCCTTGATTCTCTCGCTAATATTTTCTTCCTCCGATCCCTTCCCTCGCATCTCTCCGTGTCAACAGCGTCCATCCATTCCGAGCCTCACCCCCCAATTCGAACGCATTTTAATCTATCGATTTAGATCtcaagagagaggagagattgTGTTCATGGGAGGAAATATCTCCATCTTAGCGTAGGTTTGGGTCGTTGGATCAAGAAGGGGCTAATTCCATCCGGCATTAGCCTCCTTCTTGGttgattagttaatttttttaactgTTTATTAAGGCAGTTCTTGATTCCTCCCTCCGAATTGATATTTTGTTTTGAGAGATCTTGTTTACTTCCTTTTTGACACTTTCGGCGCGGGGTTGATTTCTGACtgagattttgtttttcttttctgtttcttTCCATTTGATTTTGCGCTTTACGTTCCAAGAGGGAGGGtgttagggggggggggggggggcgcttcGCTCAAATTTTCGGATGGATGCATTGCGTGTGTTCGCCATCGATATCTGGTTGTAGGCACGTTGCATGCGTGGTTGGTTTCCTTGGAAGATTTGGGGGCTTTAATTGAAGCAGAAAAGAGGGCAGAAACGATTTCATATCCATCTTCTCCTGCATTAGAAACAAAATTTAATTTGGCGCATCCAGGAAGAAGAGGCCATATAAGGAGAAGAAACCCAGTCCTTTCcatttcacacacacacaaccacAGGCAGATCGTCCGTTGTGTTCTTTGCCGAGGAGCGAGATCGACAAAGAACGAAGTCCATGACGAGCAGCGGTGGCGCCGGGTGCAGCCGCAGCCACAGCTTCAGCGGCATCAGCAgcgccgcggccaccggcggcgccggcgccggcgccgacgtgtTCGTCCGGGCGGCGGACAACGAGATGTACGTGCGGGCGGACAAGATCGACCTCAAGAACCTGGACGTGCAGTTCGAGAAGACGCGGTCCAAGGTGTGGCTCGAGCAGCAccgctcgtcgtcggcggcgtcgccgctgccgctgctggaGTGGGAGATCGACCTCGCCAAGCTCGACATCCAGAACCAGGTCGCCCACGGCACCTTCGGCGTCGTCTACCGCGGCACCTACGACGGCCATGACGTCGCCGGTAAAAAATCGAATCAAATCAACCTTCAGATCTCTTGCGTCGATCAACTCTTTTCTATACATGCTATTACTAGTATTAGACTCGTAGACTGTCACCGTGATGAACGTGCATGTCGCGCTTTGCTAGCCGTACGCCCGTACGCCGCACCATAGCACTTTTTGATACGGTGAATCGTCGTCTGAGCAGTGAGGGCTCGTTTGTCACCAAGAGATTTTGTAAAATAGCCCTTTGTGTTTTCCTTTGTAGTGATGGTTAGTTTTTGTTGTTTTCCTTACCATTACTGGACATTAGGTTTTGCTTCCCGTCGGCCAGCCAGCTGCGAGAACCGAAACAGAGGAGAACGatgagcggcggtggtggggttGATGAcgatggtgatggtgatggtggtcAGTGCACCGCCGGAAGTTAGTATGGGAGGTGAAGGTGGACGGAAGCGgatcaaggaggaggagggggggaggcgaggccggTGTAGGCTCCGCCGAAGAGGAACAGTAGACGTTGGTTGGTAGGGGTGGAAGGTTGGTGATGAGGAACTCCTGTTGACCACCTTTTTGGCTCTAGCGAGGTATAGTAAACACGTGAGTTGGCGTGTGCATCAgtagaggctgttggagatgccgTGCGTGCGTCAGTAGAGGCTGTTGCGGGTGGTGGAGAAGATAGGAGATGTCGTTTGCTAAGGATGTTTTTGGTGCCGCGTGTCAGTAGAGATATGAATTGGTGTGGAGGGCAAGACAACAATGATATAGTGTGATGCAAGCTATGTGGTAACGGTCGGTGGGGATTCTTAACCTATGGTAAGCTGTGTGGTAGTACATTAATTATGTACGGAAGGGTGAATTCCTCGGATCCACGTGACCTCAATTTATGGCATAAAGTTCTAGTGTTTCTCGGGGATAAATACTCCCTAGTTAggaatatatatgtgtgtattcAACATTAGATAGAATGATAGCTAACATAGACCTAAgaaactttttatttaaaattttgtcaTTTGGAACATTCAGAATgcaattttggcaagatttacTTCTACAAAAtagttgtgaaacattaattgTAGTGCGGTTATTGTATTTTTATTTGTGAGTTTTCAAGGTCCCTTGTATAAAAGTGGCAAATCTTGATTGAGGCAAAAATCTTAATCACACTGTACCATTTAATTACAGCTTATTCAATTAGCTGAAATGGAAGAAGGGAAATAATATCTAGGTGTTGATGGTCCCATAACATCCATTTGCAAAGAAGATTATTTAGTAACTTTTACTCAAACATTAGTACCATATATACATCAGCCGTATGTGACCCTTTATGCAAGGGAGTACACCTCTATCTAGCATACATTCAAGTTCCTTGATGGAGTAAAATTTTGGGTACATATTTTTCTAGCTAGTAGTAAATAGATATCATTTTCCCCCAAAGAACGGACCCATTATTACATTACAGATTTACACAAGGTCGTTTGTAATTTAATTGACCTATTGCCTGTAAACAATTTGTTGCTAGATGTTATCACTGATCCAGATGACAAACATCAATAtaaaaaatactccatccgtttcagattataagatgttttgattttggttaaagtcaaactactttaagagTTTGataaagtttgtagaaaaaagtagtatcatttttaacccaagacaaatttattatgaagatatatatatatatatatatatatatatatatatatatatatatatatatatatatatatatattcaattattaatttaatgaaactaattttgtattataaacattactatatttgtatataaatttaatcaaacttaaaacagtttgactttgatcaaaatcaaaacgtcttataacctgaaacggagggagtatgcactAATATTTACATTTGTTGCTCAATGTGTGTTCAATGCAGTGAAGGTGCTGGACTGGGGGCAGGAGGGGCAGGAGTCGACGGCGAAGCACCGGGAAGCCTTCGAGAAGGAAGTCGCCGTCTGGCAGAAGCTTGATCACCCCAACGTCACCAAGGTGAGCAGCAATCAA
Coding sequences:
- the LOC4334085 gene encoding protein LIFEGUARD 2 is translated as MYFRPPPKGPEWAGGDAEAGMARPLYPMMLESPQLRWAFVRKVYAILSIQMLLTIAVASVVVFVRPVALFFVSTPAGFALYIFLIILPFIVLCPLYYYYQRHPVNLLLLALFTAAISFAVGLTCAFTKGEVILESAILTAAVVVSLTAYTFWAARRGHDFSFLGPFLFAAVMILMVFALIQVFFPLGRVSLMIYGGLAALVFCGYIVYDTDNLIKRYSYDEYVWAAVALYLDVINLFLSLLTLFRASDS